The Arcobacter roscoffensis genome segment GTAATAAGTGAAGAAAATAATGATATAAAAGAGATATTCCAAAAAGCATCTCTTGTAAAAAAGAGTCTTAGAAATATAAATGAGTGTTTATACAAAGTAAAAGTAAGTAGTTTAAATGTTAGAAATGATAATTATGAAGATGCTACTATTTTAAGAATTTTAAGAAAAGGTGATGAGTTTACAATTAAATCAAAAAAAGCAGAGTGGGCACAAATAAATACTATTTATAAAAATAAGTCAGGAGATGTTATGGCTGTTGAAAACAAAAGTAACTGGATTATTTTATTAGATAAGTTTGTTTCTTCAAGTCCAGAGTGTTTATAAAAGGTTAATACTTTGAATAATCAAGTAAAAGAAATGCAGCTTGCTATTAAAGCAACTATTGTAAATATCAAAGAAGAACTTGAAAAAATAAAACCTCAATATACATCTTTATTTGTATTTGATAATATGTTCACAACAGAAAGTAGTGGAAAAACAAAGCTAAATAGAGATTATTACAATCAAATTCATGCAACAATTTTAAATCATATACATAGAATTAGAGATTATCTTTTTGATGTATTAGAAGAAATAAGAGATACTATTGTAAGTATTTTAGATCAACATGGTTTTAAAGATATAAAACTAGATAAAAATCTTATATATGATGATGCAAGTTTCCATGAACTTTTTAAGATGGATTTAGACCTGATGGACTTGCCAAGACTTCAAAAACAAGAGTTAATTGAGAGTTTAGATACTTTAACAATCTATAAAAATAAGATTTATACTTTAAAATATTTTATATCAATGTTTGATACAACACCTTTAAATAAGTATCTTAATAAACTTGGTATGGATGATTTAATTAATAGTAGATTTATTTTTGAATTAATTGATAGTTATAGTTTAGAATATGAAGAACTTAAGAGATTTGAGCAAAATCTAGAAAACTTTGATAATTTTGAAAAAGATACAAAATCTTTAAATGAGTTTGATGGTCCAGTTGAGATTATAAAAAGAAGAATTGATAATTATGTTTATGATAATGTAAGATACAAAATATCATTAGAGTATGAAAATCAAGTAAAGAGACTAAAAAAAAGTGTTGATTTAAGTGTTGCATATTTAGAAAATATAATAGTAAATTTTATTGAGCAATCATGTTTAGACTTAATAAAAAAAGAGCTAAAAAGAGGAAAAATCTCTAAACTTATTGAATTAAAAGTTATCCAAACAAAAAACAGTATTCAGCTAATAGTAAAGAATAATGGGTTCGAAGAAAAAAATATTCATATGATGTATTTAGGCTCAGCAGGTTCTACAAATAGTTATATAGTAGAAGCTAGAAATTTAGCAAGAATGATAGGTGGAACTGTTGATATTTCTACTTTAGATGAAAAAGGTGGAATGCAGTATATATTAGATCTAAAAATCTAATAACTAAAAGCTTTCGCTTTTAGCTATTTTCTAATTATCGTGGAAATTTCCAATAATCTCTTTTGACTTTTGTAAGGCTTTATCAGATGAGTCTTTATCAAATGTTAAAGCAACAGCCATTCTTCTTCCCTCATGTGACTGAGGTTTTCCAAATACTCTAATAATAGACTCTTTTGTAAATGATGAATCAAAAATATCTACTTTTGGATTAAAGCTATCACCTTTTGCTTTATAAGCAGCACTAGCTCCTGCTCCATAATCAATATAATCTAAAGGAAGACCTAATACAGCTCTTACATGAAGTGCAAATTCACTAGCACTTTGAGTAATCATAGTAACCATTCCAGTATCATGTGGTCTAGGACTTACTTCTGAGAAATAAACTTCATCACCTTTGATAAATAGTTCAACACCAAAAATACCTCTACCACCTAAACCATCAGTGATTTTTTTAGCTAGGTCTTGAGATCTCTTTTTTGCAAGTTCACTCATATTCATTGGTTGCCAAGAGAAGATATAATCTCCATCTTCTTGGATATGTCCAATTGGTTCACAAAATACAGTCTCTTTTTCATTTCTAGCTGTTAATAAAGTGATTTCGTAATCAAAAGTAATAAATTCTTCAACGATTAATTCACTAGCATCACCTCTAGCTTCTTTTGCAATTTCCCAAGATTTTTCTAAATCATCAGCACTTTTAGCAATACTTTGCCCATGTCCTGATGAACTCATAACAGGTTTGATTACACATGGGAATCCAATATTGTTTGCTGCATTTTTTAAGCCATCTAATGTAGTAACAAACTCATATTTTGAAGTAGGAATTCCTAAATCAACAGCAGCAAACTCTCTAATATTTTTTCTATTCATTGTTTTGTTTACTGCATCAGCATTTGGTATTACATTAAAACCTTCTTTTTCGGCTTCAAAAAGTGCTTCAATACTTAAAGCTTCAACCTCAGGTAAAATATAATCAGGTTTTTCTCTTCTAATTACATCTAAAACTTCATCTTTATTTTTCATATTAATTGTATAGGCTTTATTTGCTACAAGTTGTGCAGGAGCATTGTTATATGAATCAACTGCAATTGTTTCAATACCTAATCTTTGTGCTTCAATTACTACTTCTTTTCCTAATTCTCCACTACCAAGTAACATCATTTTTATTGAATCTGATTTAAGAGGTGCTGTAAATATCATTTTTCTTCCTTTATTTTATTATAAAATTTTTCATCAAATTTGATTAAGTTGTTTTTGCTAATTACACTATTTAGAATTTCTAAATAGTTATGACCAATACCTGAATAGTTAAGCATAGTTTGTGATAACTGCTCTCCTTGAGGAATTAAGCCTTGTTGTCTTTGCTCATATCTTTTATTTTGAAACTCTTTATAGGCTCTATTTCTATTTAGATTTAGCATATATGCACTAATTGAGTCTTGAACAGTTTTAAAGATTCTAATAAAGTGCCTTGCCCCTTCATCTCTTTGAAGTGGCAGCATTCCAATTTTTGGATTATATGTCCAATGTCCAAATACATTATTAGCTTCTTTAATAAATCTACTTCTTCCCCAACCGCTCTCAACTGCTGCTTGTGCTAGTGCCATAGATGGAGGAACAATATCAATTTTTCTAAGATATTTATCAAGAGTATAAGTCTTTTTGATTCTATATTTTCTTTTTAGTTCAAGAAGTCTGTTAAATGAAGTAGATGAGGGATTTATTGCTAAGATATTTGAGTTTAAATAGTTTTTTACAAACTCTCTTTCATTAAGAATTTTTATATTTTCATTCTCAATTAGTTTATAAAAGTACTTAAAAAAGTATTCTTTTGATTCTTTTGTTGTGTTTATCTTATAGTACTCTTCTGGTAGGGCACCACTTAAAGTAGTGGTGGTTACCAATCCAAAAGTAAGTAGTAATTTTTTTATAATAGTTTTTTTCATATATTAAACTGTAGTTGTAAATACTTTTTTTACAGCACCTTTAAAATAGATTTTTTCATCTATTTTAGAGATTGTAAGTTCTTCATTACTTTTTGGATAAACAAAGGCTTTTTCTTTAATAAGTCCTAAGTCATTAGCTCTTAAAAAACACGCTACCATACCTGTTCCACAAGCAAGTGTCTCACCCTCAACACCTCTTTCATAGGTTCTAACTTTTAATGTTCCGTTTTTTTCAACTTTTGCAAAATTAACATTTGCATTATGCTCATATCTCATTTTTGAACATAAGTCATGATCGTAGTTTTCTAAATCATCTGCTAAAGTTACTAAGTGAGGAACACCTGTATCAATTAGGTACCATGTAAGACCTTCTTGTTCAAATGGCTCTTTTATAACAATAGGCTTTGTCATTTGCGTTTCAACAATATTTTCTTCAACATGGGATTCTATTAATCCAGCTTGAGTTATAAACTTCATTGATGAATTTGCTAAACCATTATTGAAAGCATAGTGGGCAACTGCTCTTGTGGCATTCCCACACATACTAGCTTCACTTCCATCACTATTATAAAAAAGCCATTTGAAATCAGCTTCATTACTTGGAACAAGTGCTACAAAACCATCTGCCCCAATTCCTTCGTTTCTATTACAATACTTTACTGCTTCTTGTGAGTAGTCTTTTTCAATAAAAGTGTGAAAAATTACAAAGTCATTTCCACTTGCACTATATTTTGCATATGTCATATTATCTCCTCCATAATTCTTTCAACTTCACTTTGAAGGTTTTTTAAATCTTTTGAGTTATCTATTACCATATCAGCTAAATCTTTTTTCTTTTCTATATCCCATTGGTTTGAGATTTTTAAGATAGCTTCTTCTTCATTGATATTATCTCTTTTCATTAATCTTTGAATTTG includes the following:
- a CDS encoding glucosaminidase domain-containing protein translates to MKKTIIKKLLLTFGLVTTTTLSGALPEEYYKINTTKESKEYFFKYFYKLIENENIKILNEREFVKNYLNSNILAINPSSTSFNRLLELKRKYRIKKTYTLDKYLRKIDIVPPSMALAQAAVESGWGRSRFIKEANNVFGHWTYNPKIGMLPLQRDEGARHFIRIFKTVQDSISAYMLNLNRNRAYKEFQNKRYEQRQQGLIPQGEQLSQTMLNYSGIGHNYLEILNSVISKNNLIKFDEKFYNKIKEEK
- the dapF gene encoding diaminopimelate epimerase, with amino-acid sequence MTYAKYSASGNDFVIFHTFIEKDYSQEAVKYCNRNEGIGADGFVALVPSNEADFKWLFYNSDGSEASMCGNATRAVAHYAFNNGLANSSMKFITQAGLIESHVEENIVETQMTKPIVIKEPFEQEGLTWYLIDTGVPHLVTLADDLENYDHDLCSKMRYEHNANVNFAKVEKNGTLKVRTYERGVEGETLACGTGMVACFLRANDLGLIKEKAFVYPKSNEELTISKIDEKIYFKGAVKKVFTTTV
- the purT gene encoding formate-dependent phosphoribosylglycinamide formyltransferase, whose amino-acid sequence is MIFTAPLKSDSIKMMLLGSGELGKEVVIEAQRLGIETIAVDSYNNAPAQLVANKAYTINMKNKDEVLDVIRREKPDYILPEVEALSIEALFEAEKEGFNVIPNADAVNKTMNRKNIREFAAVDLGIPTSKYEFVTTLDGLKNAANNIGFPCVIKPVMSSSGHGQSIAKSADDLEKSWEIAKEARGDASELIVEEFITFDYEITLLTARNEKETVFCEPIGHIQEDGDYIFSWQPMNMSELAKKRSQDLAKKITDGLGGRGIFGVELFIKGDEVYFSEVSPRPHDTGMVTMITQSASEFALHVRAVLGLPLDYIDYGAGASAAYKAKGDSFNPKVDIFDSSFTKESIIRVFGKPQSHEGRRMAVALTFDKDSSDKALQKSKEIIGNFHDN